A portion of the Musa acuminata AAA Group cultivar baxijiao chromosome BXJ1-1, Cavendish_Baxijiao_AAA, whole genome shotgun sequence genome contains these proteins:
- the LOC135644332 gene encoding uncharacterized protein LOC135644332 isoform X1, protein MIVSAVAICISAMSLACLVCHSMDSPSRSFRSYSVSSSEDEGRCAAVTCLIRKVTVATGTANAISTSKVTPFPLMATGQGMAGTPRLLRSRAVSRDLVRDWNFDQLHVEG, encoded by the coding sequence ATGATAGTTTCTGCTGTGGCCATCTGTATCTCCGCAATGAGTTTAGCTTGTCTTGTGTGCCATAGCATGGATAGTCCATCACGATCCTTTAGGAGTTACTCTGTCTCAAGTTCAGAAGATGAGGGCCGATGTGCTGCAGTTACCTGCTTAATTCGGAAGGTCACCGTCGCCACTGGGACGGCTAATGCCATTTCAACATCCAAAGTGACACCATTCCCCTTGATGGCAACGGGTCAAGGAATGGCAGGAACTCCACGCCTCCTGCGAAGCCGAGCTGTGAGTAGGGACCTAGTTAGAGACTGGAATTTTGATCAACTTCATGTGGAGGGCTAG
- the LOC135644332 gene encoding uncharacterized protein LOC135644332 isoform X2: protein MSLACLVCHSMDSPSRSFRSYSVSSSEDEGRCAAVTCLIRKVTVATGTANAISTSKVTPFPLMATGQGMAGTPRLLRSRAVSRDLVRDWNFDQLHVEG, encoded by the coding sequence ATGAGTTTAGCTTGTCTTGTGTGCCATAGCATGGATAGTCCATCACGATCCTTTAGGAGTTACTCTGTCTCAAGTTCAGAAGATGAGGGCCGATGTGCTGCAGTTACCTGCTTAATTCGGAAGGTCACCGTCGCCACTGGGACGGCTAATGCCATTTCAACATCCAAAGTGACACCATTCCCCTTGATGGCAACGGGTCAAGGAATGGCAGGAACTCCACGCCTCCTGCGAAGCCGAGCTGTGAGTAGGGACCTAGTTAGAGACTGGAATTTTGATCAACTTCATGTGGAGGGCTAG
- the LOC135644171 gene encoding uncharacterized protein LOC135644171 isoform X1 yields the protein MQGAEDLSIEDLASNVSTYKDQLREVRKLLADDPGNSEYADMEKELEEVIALTEELLVTAKPADANQLDTDASPQDQFGGASQSKASYEHSQPYGFSAGTKVQAVWSEDGEWYDATIEAITPNGYYVCYDDWGNKEEVDPANVRPVEEGDALLEAEREAEATRQAIKRKIAQAATTDFQARTLPAKLHIDPNDPDDVKASKRKKIHAFKSKVRSEQLEVAQNKRQNAWQQFQSTKGKTKKIGFFSGRKRESIFKSPDDPRGKVGVTGSGKGLTEFQKREKHLHLKGGSVDAED from the exons ATGCAAGGGGCCGAGGATTTAAGCATCGAAGATCTAGCTTCCAATGTCTCCACATACAAAGATCAGCTACGCGAG GTCAGAAAACTTTTGGCTGATGACCCTGGAAACTCTGAATATGCAGATATGGAAAAGGAGCTTGAAGAG GTTATTGCACTGACAGAGGAACTCTTGGTGACTGCAAAGCCAGCAGATGCTAACCAGCTTGATACAGATGCATCTCCCCAGGATCAGTTTGGTGGAGCATCTCAGTCGAAG GCATCATATGAACATTCTCAGCCGTATGGATTTTCTGCTGGTACTAAAGTTCAAGCGGTTTGGAGTGAGGATGGGGAATG GTATGATGCCACAATCGAGGCTATTACTCCTAATGGGTATTATGTCTGCTATGATGACTGGGGAAACAAGGAGGAG GTGGATCCTGCTAATGTTCGACCAGTTGAAGAGGGTGATGCATTGTTAGAAGCTGAAAGAGAAGCTGAGGCTACCCGACAAGCCATCAAAAGGAAAATTGCACAAGCTGCTACAACCGACTTCCAAGCACGTACCTTACCTGCCAAACTTCATATTGATCCCAATGATCCTGATGATGTG AAAGCTTCTAAgcgcaagaagatacatgctttcaaGTCAAAGGTTCGCAGTGAACAACTAGAAGTTGCACAAAATAAGCGGCAGAATGCATGGCAGCAATTCCAATCCACCAAGGGAAAAACTAAGAAG ATTGGATTCTTCTCGGGTCGTAAACGAGAAAGTATCTTCAAGTCCCCAGATGATCCTAGGGGCAAGGTTGGTGTTACTGGCAGTGGAAAGGGACTGACAGAGTTCCAGAAGAGGGAGAAGCACTTGCACCTCAAGGGAGGTTCGGTGGATGCAGAGGACTAA
- the LOC135644469 gene encoding uncharacterized protein LOC135644469 isoform X2 has protein sequence MLGRSSAVTLPTHEYSAYCSLLLDTSIPIPNLVLPICKSSCGFRPIVQMSASRNNSCNLSCTSNKWRIHSVEQVQAVLLEDEQKKTWETCTEILSTLKFSIEEADSILKKAFGWVHSPYWGEERSKEVPKVQKVNEMLDYIKGLGLNDEDLYKILKKFPEVLGCSLVDEVQTNIDMLEKDWGIKGKALRNLLIRNPKVLGYNVDCKGDCMAQCTRCWVRF, from the exons ATGTTGGGGCGATCATCAGCAGTGACTTTACCGACCCATGAATACTCAGCATACTGCTCTCTCTTG TTGGATACTTCAATTCCAATACCAAATTTGGTGCTGCCTATATGTAAATCATCATGTGGATTCAGGCCCATTGTTCAAATGAGTGCAAGCCGAAACAACAGTTGTAATTTAAGTTGCACTTCGAACAAGTGGAGGATACACTCAGTTGAACAGGTCCAAGCAGTCCTATTAGAAGACGAACAGAAGAAAACATGGGAGACGTGCACAGAAATACTCTCCACATTAAAATTTTCGATCGAGGAAGCAGACTCCATTCTCAAAAAGGCATTTGGCTGGGTTCATTCACCCTATTGGGGGGAAGAAAGAAGCAAGGAAGTTCCAAAGGTACAAAAGGTAAATGAGATGTTGGATTACATCAAAGGTTTGGGCCTTAATGATGAGGACCTATACAAAATACTGAAGAAGTTTCCTGAGGTGCTTGGATGCAGTCTAGTTGATGAAGTGCAGACGAACATTGACATGCTGGAGAAGGATTGGGGAATCAAAGGGAAAGCTCTTCGTAATCTTCTTATTAGGAATCCCAAAGTTTTGGGCTACAATGTGGATTGTAAGGGAGACTGCATGGCTCAGTGCACTAGATGTTGGGTTCGATTTTAG
- the LOC135644171 gene encoding uncharacterized protein LOC135644171 isoform X2 — protein sequence MQGAEDLSIEDLASNVSTYKDQLREVRKLLADDPGNSEYADMEKELEEVIALTEELLVTAKPADANQLDTDASPQDQFGGASQSKPYGFSAGTKVQAVWSEDGEWYDATIEAITPNGYYVCYDDWGNKEEVDPANVRPVEEGDALLEAEREAEATRQAIKRKIAQAATTDFQARTLPAKLHIDPNDPDDVKASKRKKIHAFKSKVRSEQLEVAQNKRQNAWQQFQSTKGKTKKIGFFSGRKRESIFKSPDDPRGKVGVTGSGKGLTEFQKREKHLHLKGGSVDAED from the exons ATGCAAGGGGCCGAGGATTTAAGCATCGAAGATCTAGCTTCCAATGTCTCCACATACAAAGATCAGCTACGCGAG GTCAGAAAACTTTTGGCTGATGACCCTGGAAACTCTGAATATGCAGATATGGAAAAGGAGCTTGAAGAG GTTATTGCACTGACAGAGGAACTCTTGGTGACTGCAAAGCCAGCAGATGCTAACCAGCTTGATACAGATGCATCTCCCCAGGATCAGTTTGGTGGAGCATCTCAGTCGAAG CCGTATGGATTTTCTGCTGGTACTAAAGTTCAAGCGGTTTGGAGTGAGGATGGGGAATG GTATGATGCCACAATCGAGGCTATTACTCCTAATGGGTATTATGTCTGCTATGATGACTGGGGAAACAAGGAGGAG GTGGATCCTGCTAATGTTCGACCAGTTGAAGAGGGTGATGCATTGTTAGAAGCTGAAAGAGAAGCTGAGGCTACCCGACAAGCCATCAAAAGGAAAATTGCACAAGCTGCTACAACCGACTTCCAAGCACGTACCTTACCTGCCAAACTTCATATTGATCCCAATGATCCTGATGATGTG AAAGCTTCTAAgcgcaagaagatacatgctttcaaGTCAAAGGTTCGCAGTGAACAACTAGAAGTTGCACAAAATAAGCGGCAGAATGCATGGCAGCAATTCCAATCCACCAAGGGAAAAACTAAGAAG ATTGGATTCTTCTCGGGTCGTAAACGAGAAAGTATCTTCAAGTCCCCAGATGATCCTAGGGGCAAGGTTGGTGTTACTGGCAGTGGAAAGGGACTGACAGAGTTCCAGAAGAGGGAGAAGCACTTGCACCTCAAGGGAGGTTCGGTGGATGCAGAGGACTAA
- the LOC135644469 gene encoding uncharacterized protein LOC135644469 isoform X1, with product MGSIVTAHPLPDSRPRHLSLSLGGSPSFLPHLPLAHITNARSKAFRTPPQGMLGRSSAVTLPTHEYSAYCSLLLDTSIPIPNLVLPICKSSCGFRPIVQMSASRNNSCNLSCTSNKWRIHSVEQVQAVLLEDEQKKTWETCTEILSTLKFSIEEADSILKKAFGWVHSPYWGEERSKEVPKVQKVNEMLDYIKGLGLNDEDLYKILKKFPEVLGCSLVDEVQTNIDMLEKDWGIKGKALRNLLIRNPKVLGYNVDCKGDCMAQCTRCWVRF from the exons ATGGGTTCCATCGTGACCGCCCATCCTCTTCCGGATTCCCGACcacgtcatctctctctctctctcggtggaTCCCCTTCGTTCCTTCCTCATCTCCCTCTCGCGCACATCACTAACGCTcgctctaaagcttttcgcacacCTCCGCAAG GAATGTTGGGGCGATCATCAGCAGTGACTTTACCGACCCATGAATACTCAGCATACTGCTCTCTCTTG TTGGATACTTCAATTCCAATACCAAATTTGGTGCTGCCTATATGTAAATCATCATGTGGATTCAGGCCCATTGTTCAAATGAGTGCAAGCCGAAACAACAGTTGTAATTTAAGTTGCACTTCGAACAAGTGGAGGATACACTCAGTTGAACAGGTCCAAGCAGTCCTATTAGAAGACGAACAGAAGAAAACATGGGAGACGTGCACAGAAATACTCTCCACATTAAAATTTTCGATCGAGGAAGCAGACTCCATTCTCAAAAAGGCATTTGGCTGGGTTCATTCACCCTATTGGGGGGAAGAAAGAAGCAAGGAAGTTCCAAAGGTACAAAAGGTAAATGAGATGTTGGATTACATCAAAGGTTTGGGCCTTAATGATGAGGACCTATACAAAATACTGAAGAAGTTTCCTGAGGTGCTTGGATGCAGTCTAGTTGATGAAGTGCAGACGAACATTGACATGCTGGAGAAGGATTGGGGAATCAAAGGGAAAGCTCTTCGTAATCTTCTTATTAGGAATCCCAAAGTTTTGGGCTACAATGTGGATTGTAAGGGAGACTGCATGGCTCAGTGCACTAGATGTTGGGTTCGATTTTAG
- the LOC135644171 gene encoding uncharacterized protein LOC135644171 isoform X3: MEKELEEVIALTEELLVTAKPADANQLDTDASPQDQFGGASQSKASYEHSQPYGFSAGTKVQAVWSEDGEWYDATIEAITPNGYYVCYDDWGNKEEVDPANVRPVEEGDALLEAEREAEATRQAIKRKIAQAATTDFQARTLPAKLHIDPNDPDDVKASKRKKIHAFKSKVRSEQLEVAQNKRQNAWQQFQSTKGKTKKIGFFSGRKRESIFKSPDDPRGKVGVTGSGKGLTEFQKREKHLHLKGGSVDAED; this comes from the exons ATGGAAAAGGAGCTTGAAGAG GTTATTGCACTGACAGAGGAACTCTTGGTGACTGCAAAGCCAGCAGATGCTAACCAGCTTGATACAGATGCATCTCCCCAGGATCAGTTTGGTGGAGCATCTCAGTCGAAG GCATCATATGAACATTCTCAGCCGTATGGATTTTCTGCTGGTACTAAAGTTCAAGCGGTTTGGAGTGAGGATGGGGAATG GTATGATGCCACAATCGAGGCTATTACTCCTAATGGGTATTATGTCTGCTATGATGACTGGGGAAACAAGGAGGAG GTGGATCCTGCTAATGTTCGACCAGTTGAAGAGGGTGATGCATTGTTAGAAGCTGAAAGAGAAGCTGAGGCTACCCGACAAGCCATCAAAAGGAAAATTGCACAAGCTGCTACAACCGACTTCCAAGCACGTACCTTACCTGCCAAACTTCATATTGATCCCAATGATCCTGATGATGTG AAAGCTTCTAAgcgcaagaagatacatgctttcaaGTCAAAGGTTCGCAGTGAACAACTAGAAGTTGCACAAAATAAGCGGCAGAATGCATGGCAGCAATTCCAATCCACCAAGGGAAAAACTAAGAAG ATTGGATTCTTCTCGGGTCGTAAACGAGAAAGTATCTTCAAGTCCCCAGATGATCCTAGGGGCAAGGTTGGTGTTACTGGCAGTGGAAAGGGACTGACAGAGTTCCAGAAGAGGGAGAAGCACTTGCACCTCAAGGGAGGTTCGGTGGATGCAGAGGACTAA